Proteins from a genomic interval of Heteronotia binoei isolate CCM8104 ecotype False Entrance Well chromosome 5, APGP_CSIRO_Hbin_v1, whole genome shotgun sequence:
- the LOC132572099 gene encoding zinc finger protein 436-like isoform X2, translating into MFFTEEEWALLDPGQRKLFWEVMEETYETAASLRDYISQEDLRATGRSPLPFLGAPGAVFPPDGNKNVWSTPFPGASLLSCFPWLEGELGLCSSAGKELGTDDREGHIFLFQSSPVSFAGVAVFFTEEEWALLDPGQRKLYWAVMEEMFETAASLVADVSEKESGGRVVEKDNNPQGEAKSGGQVVPERHCRRKREPKQNQRKEAQKRKKRPNGTMNQKGFNYKFSAKTYHNVPAFLKRHTGEKPYKCLVCGKCFPDNGQLRRHQKIHTGEKPYKCLECGKCFSRNGKLTVHQMIHTGEKPYKCFECGRCFSYKSSLKTHQKSHTGEKPYKCLECGICFPDNGLLRRHQKIHTEEKLYKCLECSKCFTKNCHLRRHQKIHTGEKPYKCLECGKCFPDNDRLRRHQKIHIGEKLYKCWECGKCFSDNDYLRRHQTVHTGEKPYKCLECAKCFSQSSYLISHQKTHTGEKPHKCLECGKCFTRNVSLRRHQMIHTGEKPFKCLECGKCFTRKSTLSGHQKIHKRQISKENSNLK; encoded by the exons ATGTTCTTCACGGAGGAggaatgggccctgctggatccaggccaaagaAAACTCTTCTGGGAAGTGATGGAGGAAACGTACGAGACGGCCGCCTCTCTGA gagactacatttcccaggaggaCTTGCGAGCAACAGGGAGATCACCCCTGCCTTTTCTAGGTGCCCCGGGGGCAGTTTTTCCTCCAGATGGAAATAAAAATGTATGGAGTACGCCCTTCCCCGGGGCCTCTCTCCTTTCGTGCTTCCCCTGGCTGGAGGGAGAGCTTGGCCTTTGCTCGTCTGCAGGAAAG GAACTAGGAACAGATGATCGAGAGGGCCATATTTTCCTCTTCCAGAGCTCCCCTGTGTCCTTTGCGGGGGTCGCCGTCTTCTTCACAGAAGAGGAATGGGCCCTTCTGGATCCAGGCCAAAGAAAACTCTACTGGGCTGTTATGGAGGAAATGTTTGAGACCgcggcctctctgg TTGCAGACGTAAGTGAGAAGGAATCAGGAGGGAGAGTTGTGGAAAAAGACAACAATCCACAGGGGGAAGCCAAATCTGGGGGTCAAGTGGTACCAGAAAGACATTGCAGAAGAAAGAGGGAACCAAAACAGAACCAAAGGAAGGAAgcacagaagagaaagaaaaggccTAATGGTACCATGAACCAGAAAGGGTTCAACTACAAATTCAGTGCTAAAACATATCACAATGTTCCAGCATTCTTGAAAAGGCATActggagagaagccatataaatgcttggtgtGTGGAAAATGTTTTCCTGATAATGGCCAACTAAGgagacatcaaaagattcatactggggagaagccatataaatgcttggagtgtggaaagtgcttctctagGAACGGTAAGCTAACTGTACATCAAAtgattcatacaggggagaagccatataaatgcttcgAGTGTGGAAGGTGCTTCTCTTATAAAAGCAGCCTAAAAACACATCAAAAGagtcatactggggagaagccatataaatgcttggagtgtggaatatGTTTTCCTGATAATGGCCTCCTAAGgagacatcaaaagattcatactgagGAGAAgctatataaatgcttggagtgcagTAAGTGTTTTACTAAGAATTGCCATCTAAGgagacatcaaaagattcatactggggagaagccatataaatgcttggaatgtggaaagtGTTTTCCTGATAATGACCGCCTAAGgagacatcaaaagattcatattGGGGAGAAGCTATATAAATGCTGGGAGTGTGGTAAGTGTTTTTCTGATAATGACTACCTAAGGAGACATCAGACagttcatactggggagaagccatataaatgcttggagtgtgcaaagtgcttctctcagagtAGCTACCTAATTTCACATCAAAAGactcatactggggagaagccacataagtgcttggagtgtggaaagtgctttacTCGGAACGTCAGCCTAAGGAGACATCAAAtgattcatacaggggagaagccatttaaatgcttggaatgtgggaaGTGCTTTACGCGGAAGAGTACCCTAAGTGGGCATCAAAAGATTCATAAGAGGCAGATTTCCAAAGAAAACAGCAACTTAAAGTGA
- the LOC132572099 gene encoding zinc finger protein 436-like isoform X3 gives MFFTEEEWALLDPGQRKLFWEVMEETYETAASLRDYISQEDLRATGRSPLPFLGAPGAVFPPDGNKNVWSTPFPGASLLSCFPWLEGELGLCSSAGKSSPVSFAGVAVFFTEEEWALLDPGQRKLYWAVMEEMFETAASLVADVSEKESGGRVVEKDNNPQGEAKSGGQVVPERHCRRKREPKQNQRKEAQKRKKRPNGTMNQKGFNYKFSAKTYHNVPAFLKRHTGEKPYKCLVCGKCFPDNGQLRRHQKIHTGEKPYKCLECGKCFSRNGKLTVHQMIHTGEKPYKCFECGRCFSYKSSLKTHQKSHTGEKPYKCLECGICFPDNGLLRRHQKIHTEEKLYKCLECSKCFTKNCHLRRHQKIHTGEKPYKCLECGKCFPDNDRLRRHQKIHIGEKLYKCWECGKCFSDNDYLRRHQTVHTGEKPYKCLECAKCFSQSSYLISHQKTHTGEKPHKCLECGKCFTRNVSLRRHQMIHTGEKPFKCLECGKCFTRKSTLSGHQKIHKRQISKENSNLK, from the exons ATGTTCTTCACGGAGGAggaatgggccctgctggatccaggccaaagaAAACTCTTCTGGGAAGTGATGGAGGAAACGTACGAGACGGCCGCCTCTCTGA gagactacatttcccaggaggaCTTGCGAGCAACAGGGAGATCACCCCTGCCTTTTCTAGGTGCCCCGGGGGCAGTTTTTCCTCCAGATGGAAATAAAAATGTATGGAGTACGCCCTTCCCCGGGGCCTCTCTCCTTTCGTGCTTCCCCTGGCTGGAGGGAGAGCTTGGCCTTTGCTCGTCTGCAGGAAAG AGCTCCCCTGTGTCCTTTGCGGGGGTCGCCGTCTTCTTCACAGAAGAGGAATGGGCCCTTCTGGATCCAGGCCAAAGAAAACTCTACTGGGCTGTTATGGAGGAAATGTTTGAGACCgcggcctctctgg TTGCAGACGTAAGTGAGAAGGAATCAGGAGGGAGAGTTGTGGAAAAAGACAACAATCCACAGGGGGAAGCCAAATCTGGGGGTCAAGTGGTACCAGAAAGACATTGCAGAAGAAAGAGGGAACCAAAACAGAACCAAAGGAAGGAAgcacagaagagaaagaaaaggccTAATGGTACCATGAACCAGAAAGGGTTCAACTACAAATTCAGTGCTAAAACATATCACAATGTTCCAGCATTCTTGAAAAGGCATActggagagaagccatataaatgcttggtgtGTGGAAAATGTTTTCCTGATAATGGCCAACTAAGgagacatcaaaagattcatactggggagaagccatataaatgcttggagtgtggaaagtgcttctctagGAACGGTAAGCTAACTGTACATCAAAtgattcatacaggggagaagccatataaatgcttcgAGTGTGGAAGGTGCTTCTCTTATAAAAGCAGCCTAAAAACACATCAAAAGagtcatactggggagaagccatataaatgcttggagtgtggaatatGTTTTCCTGATAATGGCCTCCTAAGgagacatcaaaagattcatactgagGAGAAgctatataaatgcttggagtgcagTAAGTGTTTTACTAAGAATTGCCATCTAAGgagacatcaaaagattcatactggggagaagccatataaatgcttggaatgtggaaagtGTTTTCCTGATAATGACCGCCTAAGgagacatcaaaagattcatattGGGGAGAAGCTATATAAATGCTGGGAGTGTGGTAAGTGTTTTTCTGATAATGACTACCTAAGGAGACATCAGACagttcatactggggagaagccatataaatgcttggagtgtgcaaagtgcttctctcagagtAGCTACCTAATTTCACATCAAAAGactcatactggggagaagccacataagtgcttggagtgtggaaagtgctttacTCGGAACGTCAGCCTAAGGAGACATCAAAtgattcatacaggggagaagccatttaaatgcttggaatgtgggaaGTGCTTTACGCGGAAGAGTACCCTAAGTGGGCATCAAAAGATTCATAAGAGGCAGATTTCCAAAGAAAACAGCAACTTAAAGTGA